The nucleotide sequence CCCAGTCGTTGAAGTCGCCGGCCACCAACAGCGGCGCCTTGCGCGGGATCTCGCGCTCGATGAAGCGGCCCAGCTGCTCGACCTGCCGCAGCCGGCTGGCCGCGATCAGGCCCAGGTGCACCACGATCACGTGCACGGTGCGCCGCTCCACCTGCACGCACACGTGCAGCAGCCCGCGCTGCTCGAAGCGGTGGTCCGACATGTCCTCATGGCCCTGGGACACCACCGGCCAGCGCGACAGCAGCGCATTGCCGTGCTCGCCGAAGCGCGTGGTGGCGTTGGTCTGGTAGACGGCCTGGTAGCCCATCGGGCACAGGAACTCGGCCTGCGGCAGCTCGGGCCAGCGGGTGAAGTAGCGCTCCTCGCGCCGGTGCAGCTTGCGCACCTCCTGCAGGCAGACGATGTCGGCGTCCAGCTGCTCGACGGCATGGCCGATGTTGTGGATTTCCAGCCGCCGCGCCGGGCCGAAGCCCTGGACGCCTTTGTGGATGTTGTAGGTCGCGACCCGGAGGATCATCGTTCAGCGCTGCGCCCGGCCATCGGCAAATTGTGGCAGCAGAAGGATGGCTTCGGCGTTGGAGGGTGAGAAGCAGGCATCGGCAGCCTCCCGCCAGGGCAGCCAGCGCCAGGCCGTGTGCTCGCACGGGCTCAGCAGCACCGGCGTGGCGGGCGGCACGCGCAGGCCGAACACGTGCTCGGTGTTGCGCGTCACGCCCGGTGCGTAGCGGTGCAGCCAGCGCGGGTAGATGTCGTACACGTTGGCCAGGCCCCAGTCGCGCAGCCCGGCATGCAGGGGCGTGCCGGGGCGGCAGTCGATGCCGGTTTCCTCCAGCACCTCGCGCGCCGCCGTGTCGGCCAGCTCTTCCTCAAAGCTGTCCTTGCTGCCGGTCACCGACTGCCAGAACCCGGGCGCATCGGCCCGGTTGATGAGCAGCACCTCGAGCTCGGCGGTATGGACCACCACCAGCACGGACTCGGGGATCTTGAATGGCTTGGCGGCCATCACACGCCGCTGATGACGGCGTCGAGGGCATCACGCAGCGCGTCTGCCTGCGCCGTGACATTCGCAACCGGCTTCTTGAGCAGCCGTGCAGGCCACGGCGCGCACTGATGCGACGCCAGGAAGAACCGTTCGCCTTCGACCTCCACCGTGAGCGCGAGCCTGCGCGGCACGTTCGCCGGCGGCGTGGCTGACAACCGTTGCAAGGGCATGACCAGCCGCGTCGGTAGATGATCGAGCTGATCGCTTTGGATGACGACGAAATAAGGGAAGCCCTGGGCCTGAGCGACGCTTGGATTGCGAAAAACGTCGAACTGGGCCATCACCACCGACTACCAGGGCCGGAACTCTTCACCGAACACGCCGTAGGTATCGAAGTGGCGGTTCTGTTCGGCAATCCAGTCCTTGTAGGTCTCGTTGAATTCCTTTTGACGCTGTGCCATCGACTTGTTGCCCGCCGCCGCCTTGAGTGCCTGGAACTCTTCGTACGACACGATGACCGAGTCCGGCCGGCCGTCTTTCTCGACGATCACCGGCTCCACTTTGGCTTGGCTGCACAGATAGCCGAACCGGTTCTTTGCTTCAGTCGCCGTGACTTGCATGGGAACTCCTCGAGTTAGTGGCCATTTTAGCCATCGATCCTCAGGATGGAACGAGCGGTTCGGGCGTCTCTCAAGCCGCCTGCGGATTCCTCAGCCGGATGTGCAGCTCGCGCAGCTGCTTCTCGTCCACCGGGCCGGGCGCGCCGGTCAGCAGGTCCTGGGCGCGCTGGGTCTTGGGGAAGGCGATCACGTCGCGCAGGCTTTCGGCGCCGGTCATCAGCATGACGAAGCGGTCCAGGCCGATGGCGATGCCGCCGTGCGGCGGGGCGCCGTACTGCAGCGCGTCCAGCAGGAAGCCGAACTTGAGCTTGGCCTCCTCGGCGTCGATCTTGAGCGCGCGGAACACCTTGCTCTGCACGTCCTCGCGGTGGATACGCACCGAGCCGCCGCCCAGTTCGATGCCGTTGAGCACGGCGTCGTAGGCCTTGGCGACGCAGCGGCCCGGATCGGTCTCCAGCCAGTCCTCGTGGCCGTCCTTGGGCGAGGTGAAGGGGTGGTGCACCGCGTTCCAGCGCTGCGCATCGTCGTCGTACTCGAACATCGGGAAGTCGACCACCCACAGCGGCTTCCACTGGCCCTCGACCAGCCCGCGCGCCTTGCCGAACTCGCTGTGGCCGACCTTGACGCGCAGCGCCCCGATGGCGTCGTTGACCACCTTGGCCTTGTCGGCGCCGAAGAACAGCAGGTCGCCCTGGATGGCGCCGGTGCGCTCCAGGATGGCGGCGACCGCCGCGTCGTGCAGGTTCTTGACGATGGGCGACTGAAGCCCGTCCCTGCCCATGGCGGGATCGTTCACCTTGATCCAGGCCAGGCCCTTGGCGCCGTAGATCTTGACGAACTCGGTGTGCGCGTCGATCTCGCCGCGGCTCATGTCGGCGCCGCCGGGAATGCGCAGCGCCACCACGCGCCCGTCCGGCTGGTTGGCCGGCCCCGAGAACACCTTGAAGTCCACGTCCTTCATCACGTCGGTGAGCTCGGTGAACGCCAGCTTGACGCGCAGGTCCGGCTTGTCCGAGCCGTACAGGCGCATCGCCTCGGCGTGCTTCATCACCGGGAAGGCCGGCAGCTCCACGCCGATGGCGTGGTCGAAGGTGCTGCGGATCATGCCCTCGAACATGGTGCGGATCTCCTCCTCGGTCATGAAGGAGGTCTCGATGTCGATCTGGGTGAACTCGGGCTGGCGGTCGGCGCGCAGGTCCTCGTCGCGGAAGCACTTGGTGATCTGGTAGTAGCGGTCGAAGCCGGCCACCATCAGCAGCTGCTTGAACAGCTGGGGCGACTGCGGCAGCGCGAAGAACATGCCGTCGTGCACGCGGGAGGGCACCAGGTAGTCGCGCGCGCCCTCGGGCGTGCTCTTGGTGAGCATGGGCGTCTCGATGTCGATGAAGCCGTTGGCGTCGAGGAACTTGCGCACCTCCATCGTCACCTTGTAGCGCAGCATCAGGTTGTTCTGCATGTACGGGCGGCGCAGGTCCAGCACGCGGTGCATCAGGCGCGTGGTCTCGGACAGGTTCTCGTCGTCCAGCTGGAACGGCGGGGTCACCGAGGGGTTGAGCACGGTCA is from Ramlibacter tataouinensis TTB310 and encodes:
- the aspS gene encoding aspartate--tRNA ligase, producing the protein MSPQKMRTTYCGLVTEDLLGQTVSLCGWVNRRRDHGGVIFVDLRDREGYVQVVCDPDRPEMFKAAEGLRNEFCIQVKGLVRARPAGTTNDNLKSGKIEVLCHELTVLNPSVTPPFQLDDENLSETTRLMHRVLDLRRPYMQNNLMLRYKVTMEVRKFLDANGFIDIETPMLTKSTPEGARDYLVPSRVHDGMFFALPQSPQLFKQLLMVAGFDRYYQITKCFRDEDLRADRQPEFTQIDIETSFMTEEEIRTMFEGMIRSTFDHAIGVELPAFPVMKHAEAMRLYGSDKPDLRVKLAFTELTDVMKDVDFKVFSGPANQPDGRVVALRIPGGADMSRGEIDAHTEFVKIYGAKGLAWIKVNDPAMGRDGLQSPIVKNLHDAAVAAILERTGAIQGDLLFFGADKAKVVNDAIGALRVKVGHSEFGKARGLVEGQWKPLWVVDFPMFEYDDDAQRWNAVHHPFTSPKDGHEDWLETDPGRCVAKAYDAVLNGIELGGGSVRIHREDVQSKVFRALKIDAEEAKLKFGFLLDALQYGAPPHGGIAIGLDRFVMLMTGAESLRDVIAFPKTQRAQDLLTGAPGPVDEKQLRELHIRLRNPQAA
- a CDS encoding endonuclease/exonuclease/phosphatase family protein, which translates into the protein MILRVATYNIHKGVQGFGPARRLEIHNIGHAVEQLDADIVCLQEVRKLHRREERYFTRWPELPQAEFLCPMGYQAVYQTNATTRFGEHGNALLSRWPVVSQGHEDMSDHRFEQRGLLHVCVQVERRTVHVIVVHLGLIAASRLRQVEQLGRFIEREIPRKAPLLVAGDFNDWGGKLREPMAALGLADFVAERVRTYPSRLPLTQLDYVYARGLKPVGLEAPRGRIWGQMSDHLPLIAEFRA
- a CDS encoding CcdB family protein, with amino-acid sequence MAQFDVFRNPSVAQAQGFPYFVVIQSDQLDHLPTRLVMPLQRLSATPPANVPRRLALTVEVEGERFFLASHQCAPWPARLLKKPVANVTAQADALRDALDAVISGV
- a CDS encoding type II toxin-antitoxin system Phd/YefM family antitoxin; this translates as MQVTATEAKNRFGYLCSQAKVEPVIVEKDGRPDSVIVSYEEFQALKAAAGNKSMAQRQKEFNETYKDWIAEQNRHFDTYGVFGEEFRPW
- the nudB gene encoding dihydroneopterin triphosphate diphosphatase; protein product: MAAKPFKIPESVLVVVHTAELEVLLINRADAPGFWQSVTGSKDSFEEELADTAAREVLEETGIDCRPGTPLHAGLRDWGLANVYDIYPRWLHRYAPGVTRNTEHVFGLRVPPATPVLLSPCEHTAWRWLPWREAADACFSPSNAEAILLLPQFADGRAQR